The region CCGGAACGAAGCCCATCAGGCCAGCAAGTATTTGGCCAGCTTTGCTAAGCTTATTCGACTGATTCTCGAGAATTCGCGTATTGAGTTCAACTCACTTGAGCGCGAAGTTACAACCCTGAAGCATTACCTCGAATTACAGGCTCTACGGTTCGAAGATCGATTTGAGTACAGAATAGAGGTTGATGACCAAATAGATATCGACAATGTTCAAATACCGCCGATGCTGGCGCAACCATTCATAGAGAATGCGATTGAACACGGATTTCTGCACATCTCAGAAAAAGGAATGCTTACAATCCGCTTCTGCGCCGAAGGGAAAAAATATTTGGTTATTGAAGTGGAAGATAACGGTATTGGTATTGAAAAATCGCGCGAAATTCAAATCAAATCTGGGAAAAGCCATCGATCATTAGCAACCGAAATCACCACCGAAAGAATTCAGAAAATCAGGTACTCCAAAGGAATAAATATCCAAATGAGTATTCTTGACATAGGAACAATTGATATTACGCGCCACGGAACACTTGTTAAACTAAAAATTCCTGTATAGCCATGCTCACCACTGTAATTATTGACGATGAAAGCAAAGTCCGCGAAACATTAAGGCAAATGCTCAATATTTACTGCCCCAATATCAAAATTGTTGGTGAAGCCCATGGCGTAGAGTCAGGGTATAGTTGCATTAACAAACTAAAACCGGAGGTAGTTTTTTTGGATATGCAGATGAACGATGGGAATGGATTTGACCTTCTGAAACGCCTTTCGCCCATCGACTTTCAGCTAATCATAGTAACGGCATACCAGGAATACGCCATAAAGGCTTTTAAGTACAGCGCGCTCGATTATCTACTAAAACCAATTGACCCCACCGATTTGATTTCAGCCGTTGAAAAAATCTCCCAATCGTACAATAAAACTGAAACAAAAAATAAATTCGAAGCACTATTGTCCAACTCACAAAGTCCCGAGTCGAATTGTAGGAAACTAGTGCTAAAAACCATTAATGGGATTCATATTGTTAACACTGCGGATATTATTAGATGCGAATCGCACAACAATACCACCGAATTTATCCTAAATGAGAGCGCTCCTATCCGTGTATCAAAAACATTGAAAGAATATGAAGATCTTCTATCCGAGTGCGGGTTTGTTCGCTGTCACCAATCGCACCTTGTCAACCTACACTTCATTACAAAAGTGATGAGATTTCCAACGCCATCAGTTAAAATGACTGACAATAGCATAATTCCAGTAGCCATTCGCAAAAAAGAACTTTTAAAACTGATAGATTCTTCCGATTCAAAAACAAATATTTAGAACCGGAATATCTAAACATATTAACATTACCTTAACAATAGATTAAGATAATATTAATGCAAACAATATAAATTAGAGGCACTTACGGAACTATCTTTGCAAAAAATAAAATAATTCTGTAGAATGGAAACCTACTATTTAGTGATTGTTCTAATTATAATGCTTTTGGCGATCTCTGATCTCGTTGTTGGAGTTGCCAATGATGCTGTAAACTTTCTTAATTCATCAATTGGATCAAAAGTTGCCCCTCGACACTGGATCCTGCTCGTGGCCTCACTGGGCGTAATTGTAGGTTCATTGTTTTCGAGCGGAATGATGGAGGTGGCCCGTAAAGGAGTATTCTATCCCCAGAACTTCTATATGAGTGAAATTATGGTGATATTCCTTGCCGTTATGATCACCGATGTTATTGTTCTCGATTTCTTCAATACATTTGGATTACCAACATCAACAACAGTTTCCTTAGTTTTCGAACTTCTAGGCTCAGCAGTGGCCGTTTCCATATTCAAAATGATGGGTAACGAGGAGTCGTTAACCAACCTTGGAAACTATATAAATAGTGCCAAAGCTCTAGGTATAATTTCTGCAATTCTAATCTCTGTTGTAGTTGCGTTTGTTACAGGAACTGTAATCCAATATTTTGCCCGATTTCTCTTCACATTCAACTATAAAAAGAGTATCAACTGGGTTGGAAGCATCTGGGGAGGAATTGCCCTTACCGCTATAACATACTTCATTGTAATGAAAGGAGTTCAGGGATCATCATTTATTAATCAATCCGCCCTAGCCTATATAAATGCCCATACCCTTTCCATCTTATTCTACAGCTTCTTGATTTGGGCTGCCATTTTTCAAATCTTAATATCGGTTTTCAATTTAAATATTCTACGCTTTGTAGTTTTAATGGGAACCTTTGCGCTTGCATTATCATTTGCAGGGAACGACCTAGTTAACTTTATCGGCGTTTCGATGGCCGGTCTAAAATCGTTTCAGATTCTACAGGCAAACCCTGGGGTTTCGCCAGATCAACTACTAATGACCGACCTTGCAGGTGAAGTAAACACCAATTTCATTTACTTACTCATTGCTGGCTTAATAATGGTTATAACTTTATGGACATCGCGCAAGGCAAAAACAGTAACAGAAACCGAAGTTGGATTAGCGCGCCAAGACATAGGGATGGAGCGCTTTGGTAGCACTCAGTTTTCCAGAACGCTAGTACGCGTGGTTCGCAATTTCAGTAACAATACCAGCCAATTTGTTCCTCGATCGGTTAAAAATTTTATCGAAAAAAGATTCGATACAAACACATCGCCCAAATACAAAAATCCCAATGATGCTCCTGCATTTGACTTAGTTCGCGCATCGGTAAACTTAGTCGTGTCAAGTATTCTAATCAGTTCTGCAACCTCGCTAAAACTTCCGTTATCCACAACCTACGTTACGTTTATGGTAGCTATGGGAACATCGCTGAGCGATAAGGCATGGGGGCGCGAAAGTGCTGTTTACAGAATTACCGGCGTGCTAACAGTGATCTCGGGCTGGTTCTTCACGGCATTTGTTACGTTCACTTTAGCATTCATAATGGCCGCAGTTCTTTTCTACGGAAAAACCCCTGCATTAATTATAATACTAGCAATTGCAGTTGGCCTACTCATTAAGTCGAATCTAATACATAAGAAAAAAACAAATGCCGAGAAAATAGATCAAGAATCCTATGCAACCGACGATAGTGTTGTAAAAAAATGTACTAAAGAGGTTAACAAATCACTTAAGGATGTTCTTCAAATCTTCACTAAAACAGTAGAAGGACTAACCAAAGAGGATCGAAAAATTCTAAAGCATGTAAGCAAAGAAGTGGACGATTTAAACGTGGAAGCAAAAAAACTTAAGTACAACGTTTACTCAGTACTGAAACAACTGGAAGCCGATTCAATTGAAACAGGGCATTACTACATTCAGGTTATAGATTACTTAAGGGAAACGGCACACGCTCTAACATTTGTAACCACACCCAGTTTGCAGCATATCGAGAATCAACATAAAGGGTTAACAGCCGCGCAAGCAGCAGAACTTAAGGAAATAAGCGAGAACATATCGGAATTTTTCGATGAAATTATGAAAATCATTAAAGAAAACGATTACTCCGAAGTTCAGAGTGCAATTAAAAAGCAGCAAGAGATACTCGAAATTGTTAATTTTGCAAGAAAAAAACAGGTTAAGCGTATTAAGCAAAACGAAACGGGTACTCGCAATAGTGTTTTGTACCTAGGGCTGCTGAACGAAATAAAGAATATTATGCTACATACTGTAAACCTACTTAAAGCACAAAGAGATTTTATTTTAAACAATATTGACTAATAAATATTTTTCTGCAATAAAAAAGGGAGCTAACGCTCCCTTTTCTTTTATTAGTTGTTTTCACACAAACACATCTTACTATAAAAGAGTACAATACTAAATTTTTTATTTAGAATTTTTCCGAAAAGTTTATTTTTAGTAACTTTTAGGTGCGAACTAAAGAATATCCTTTATAAAAAACATCAATAAAAAATGAACGAAATTTTATTTTCCAACATATTTAGCCTTAGTCCTCAAATGATTGCGATTACCAACCAGAAGGATGGCACGGTAATAATGGCAAATCCTGTTTTTTCGGAAGTTCTGGGTTTTAGCGAGGAGGAGTATATCAATAAATCAACTATTGAACTCAAAATATGGCAAAACCCAGAGGAACGCAGCAGAATTATATCCGAAATATCAACAAAAGGTATAGTTCGCAATAAAGAGGTTACATTTCGTACCAAATACGGAAAAATTCTAACCTGCCACTTTTCGGCTACTCCAATGGTATATAACTCGCAGGATTGTTTAATAGTAATAGTAAGCGATATTACTGAGCAAAAAATGGCGGAACAAGCCTTTCTCAACAGCGAATTTCGCTTCAAAAAAATTGTCGAAAATCTTCCCATAGCCTTGAGCATAGTCAATCCAGCCGGAAATATTCAATACATAAATTCCACCTTTTATAAATACTTTGGTTACACGTTAAATGATATTCCGAATTTTAAAAGGTGGACAAAACTGGCCTACCCTGATGAAGAGTATCGACAACATTGCATTAGTACTTGGCAAAAAGACATTGCCGAGATCAAAGAAGGGAAAATCACTTTTAGCGCTCCCAGAATATACCGAATTAACACTAAATCGAATCAAACCCTTGATGTCGAAATCATATTTACCTTCATTGACAATGATATTTACTCAATTTTCACCGATATAACTGAGAAATTCAAAGCCGAAAAGGCACTGAAAGCTTCAGAACAAAAGTTCGTCAATATATTCACCCTATCCCCCTTTATGGTAGGTATTACAAGAGTCTATGACGGAATGATTATTGATTGCAACCCAGAGCTTACCAACATAATAGGATATAGTAGAAACGAATGCATAGGCAAAACCACCAAAGAACTTGGCTGGTGGATAAACTACAACGATAGAACCAGTATAATCAAACTTCTGGAAGAAAATACTATAATAAAAAATTTCGAAGTTCACCTACGAACAAAAGCGGGGAAATCTCTTACCTGTTTATTCTCTTGCAATAAGATAAATATAAGCCAAGAAGAGTGTCTGATTTTTGTTATTCACGACATAAGCGACAGAAAACTTGCTGAAGAAAAATTGCAAAGGAGCGAAGAGCGCTTAAAAAAAGCCCAAGTAATTGGACAAATTGGCTATACGGAACAATTAATAGATAGTCAGGAAATCTGGGCATCGGCTGAGGGAATGAGAATATTTGGATACCCTCCTATTGATGGATACGTCGAGTTCGAAAAGGTTAAATCTTGCATCATAAATTATGATCTTTTCCAAAAATCATATTACGAACTAGTTCAAAACGGTAAAAAATTTGATGTCGAATATGCCATTAATCCTGCCGATGGCTCTCCGCAACGATATATCCACGAGATAGTAGACGTTGAGATGGATTCAAAAGGGAAACCCTACGAACTCCTCGGGATTTTTCAGGATATTACTAAACGAAAGAAAGTGGAAGAAGCCCTGCAGAAAAGAGTTTTTGCCCTCACAAAACCCATAGATGAACCAGAGGGTATTAACTTCACTGATTTATTCGACATTGAAGAACTACAGCACCTTCAAGATGCATTCTCCAACGCGACAGGGGTTGCGTCTATTATTACTCACCCCAATGGTACTCCCATCACTAAGGCTAGTAACTTCTGTAGGCTTTGCAACATGATCAGAGACACCGATAAAGGACGAGAGAACTGCTACAAATCCGATGCTATAATTGGAAAACAAAATATCCACGGCCCAATTGTGCAACCCTGCTTAAGCGGAGGATTATGGGATGCTGGTGCCGGAATTACTGTAGGAGGCAAACACATTGCCAACTGGCTTATTGGACAAGTAAGAAATGAATCACAGGATGAGAACAGAATTATAAACTATGCCGATGAAGTTGGACTAAGTCGCGAAGAATTCAAAATGGCGCTACAGGAAGTTCCTGCTATGTCTAAAGTTCAATTCGAAAAGGTATCGCATGCATTATTTATCTTGGCCAACCAACTATCCATTAAAGCCTATCAGAATGTACAGCAAGCCAGATTCATTGCGGAACAACAAAAGGCCGAGGAGGCGCTTCGCAAAAGCGAAAGTAATTACCGCGATGTATTCAACGCCACTAGCGATGCCATGTTTGTACACGAAATGCCCAGCGGAAAAGTTATTGATATTAACAATGCCATGCTACAAATGTATGGTTACGACACCAAAGAAGAGGTACTATCATCCGAAACGGAATCTTTTATA is a window of Tenuifilaceae bacterium CYCD DNA encoding:
- a CDS encoding DNA-binding response regulator; the protein is MLTTVIIDDESKVRETLRQMLNIYCPNIKIVGEAHGVESGYSCINKLKPEVVFLDMQMNDGNGFDLLKRLSPIDFQLIIVTAYQEYAIKAFKYSALDYLLKPIDPTDLISAVEKISQSYNKTETKNKFEALLSNSQSPESNCRKLVLKTINGIHIVNTADIIRCESHNNTTEFILNESAPIRVSKTLKEYEDLLSECGFVRCHQSHLVNLHFITKVMRFPTPSVKMTDNSIIPVAIRKKELLKLIDSSDSKTNI
- a CDS encoding phosphate transporter, producing METYYLVIVLIIMLLAISDLVVGVANDAVNFLNSSIGSKVAPRHWILLVASLGVIVGSLFSSGMMEVARKGVFYPQNFYMSEIMVIFLAVMITDVIVLDFFNTFGLPTSTTVSLVFELLGSAVAVSIFKMMGNEESLTNLGNYINSAKALGIISAILISVVVAFVTGTVIQYFARFLFTFNYKKSINWVGSIWGGIALTAITYFIVMKGVQGSSFINQSALAYINAHTLSILFYSFLIWAAIFQILISVFNLNILRFVVLMGTFALALSFAGNDLVNFIGVSMAGLKSFQILQANPGVSPDQLLMTDLAGEVNTNFIYLLIAGLIMVITLWTSRKAKTVTETEVGLARQDIGMERFGSTQFSRTLVRVVRNFSNNTSQFVPRSVKNFIEKRFDTNTSPKYKNPNDAPAFDLVRASVNLVVSSILISSATSLKLPLSTTYVTFMVAMGTSLSDKAWGRESAVYRITGVLTVISGWFFTAFVTFTLAFIMAAVLFYGKTPALIIILAIAVGLLIKSNLIHKKKTNAEKIDQESYATDDSVVKKCTKEVNKSLKDVLQIFTKTVEGLTKEDRKILKHVSKEVDDLNVEAKKLKYNVYSVLKQLEADSIETGHYYIQVIDYLRETAHALTFVTTPSLQHIENQHKGLTAAQAAELKEISENISEFFDEIMKIIKENDYSEVQSAIKKQQEILEIVNFARKKQVKRIKQNETGTRNSVLYLGLLNEIKNIMLHTVNLLKAQRDFILNNID